CCCCAGTCCCCGGAGCCGCCCCGGTCTTTCCCCGCTGGCGCtgagcccccggccccgcaggTGCGGACGGAGCCGAGGATGCGGCGGGCGCTGCtcaccctcctgctgctgctcgcccgcccgccgcccgccgccgcccgccccgcgcgccCCGACGGCTCCGtcccggcggccgcggccggggccgagGCTCGGGACAGCCCGCTCTGGCCGCCGCTGGCGCCGCCGGCCCCGGAGCCGTGGCGGGCGCGGCGGGACGAGCCGCCGCTCTCCATCGACCTCACCTTTCACCTCCTGCGGCACCTCCTGCTGCTCGCCCGCGCCCAGAGCCAGCGCGCCCGCGCCGACAGCAACCGCCTCATCCTCGACGCCGTCGGGCGCTGAGCGCCgtcccgggccccccccggcaccgCGCCGGGGTCCAGCCACCGCCTCAGCCTCCACGCCGCGGGCCGCTCGGCGCCGCACCGGCAAACTCACGGACACCTGcacgggcaccggcaccgggctGCACCCACCTCACTCTCGGCGCTGGGGCAAGTGGGCACGGTACCGGCCCCAGGACGGCCCCGCACCGATTTTGTAATAA
This sequence is a window from Harpia harpyja isolate bHarHar1 chromosome 15, bHarHar1 primary haplotype, whole genome shotgun sequence. Protein-coding genes within it:
- the UCN gene encoding urocortin, whose translation is MRRALLTLLLLLARPPPAAARPARPDGSVPAAAAGAEARDSPLWPPLAPPAPEPWRARRDEPPLSIDLTFHLLRHLLLLARAQSQRARADSNRLILDAVGR